The Geobacter sp. genomic interval GCCAGCAGCAATATTGGGGGCAGAGTGCCTGGAGCAGGCCACTTTCATCAAGCAGTTCACAGGTTTTGCGCGATGAGCCGAGCAGGAACAGCTTGAGCATCTCATCGTAGAGCCGTGCCGGAGCGGCACGGGTTATGGTTGTGGAGAGTGATCGAAGTACCTTCCAGGTTGTCGGTTCGATGGCAAACTCAAGGGATGCGGCAAAGCGGATTGCCCGCAGCATCCGTACCGGGTCTTCGGTGAAGCGGGCCAAGGGGTCGCCAATAGGGCGGATGAGTTTCTGCTGCAGGTCGGGCAGGCCACTGGCGTAGTCGATTATCGTGAAATCGGCAATGTTATAGGCCAGGGCATTGATGGTAAAATCCCTGCGCAATGCATCCTCTTCAGGGGTTCCGAAGACATTGTCCCTGAGCACCATGCCGTCATCGTCCTTGAGATGGCGGGGAGGGCGGTTGGGCCGTGCCGGGTCATCCGGATTGGCTCCGTCGTCATCCGGATCTTCGCTGGGGGCGGCGGCCCGGAACGTTGCCACTTCGATAATTTCGTCCTGAAAGTGGAGGTGGGCAAGCCGGAAGCGTCTGCCAACCAGCCGGCAATTGCGGAAGAGCCGTTTGATCTGGCCGGGGGTGGCGTTGGTGGCGATGTCAAAGTCTTTGGGGGTCCTTCCCAGCAGAAGATCCCTGACGCAGCCGCCTACCAGGTAGGCAATGAAGCCGTTGTCCCTGAGCCGGTAGAGAATCCGCAGGGCATTGGGGCTCAACTGTTTGCGGGAGATGCCATGTTCCTGTCTCGGTATGACGCGTGGTTGCATGATGTCTCACCATAACATACCCATCAATAAAAGCAAAACAGAGACAACGGGGTATACTGTCTCGAAACAGCTGTTTCTGGAAAGATCGGGGGATCAGACCATGTTCGAATGGTTCAAACGAAAAATGAGCAATGAGCCGCGGGTCTTTGCCGGCAACCGCGAAGCCTTTGCCTATGCCTGCGAGGAACTGGACAATGCCATTCTGCTTGAGGCGGTGATCCCTGCCCTGGTGGAAGAGGAAGGGGAGATCGGCCCCGAAGGTGAACGCTGGTTTCGCCTGTTGCTTGCGGCAAAAGGGGGAGGCCGCGAACACTGGGGCTGTACCCTGAAGGAAGCCACCACCTTCCCCAGTCCCGGAGACCTGGTTGGCTTCCGCATCGTGCAGATAGCGCCCGACCTCCCGGAGGGGATGAACATCGTCGGCTACATTGCCGTAAGGCTGGAGCCGGTCCTGGTGGGCAAAAAGGGGTGGCGTATCGCGCAGAACCTCACCCCGGACAACATCAGGACAACGGTCAGGTGGTAACGGAGAAATATGCCGCTTTCTTGACCTATGTCATGGGGCACGGCAACGGTTTCAGATAGGCTTGCATCCATGGAGAGATCTTTTACGGCAGATCAGGTTCGGGACCTGAAGGTCTTGGTGGCGTTTGTCCGGCTTTATTGCCATGCCCATCACTGCCAGAGCCCACAGCAGGAGGTTGCCCTGCCGGAAGAACTGCGCAAGCGCTTTTCTGGCACAGTTCTTCTCTGCCCGGAGTGTGCCGCCTTGGTGACGCATGGCATCCAGAAGCGGAGCAGATGTCCGCTCGATCCCAAGCCCTCCTGCAAGAAATGTCATATCCACTGTTACAGCAAGGAATACCGGGCCGAGATCAGAAAGATCATGGCATATTCCGGGAAACGGATGATCCTGAAAGGACGGCTGGATTACCTCTGGCACTACCTCTTCTGAATTGATGACAGTAAAGCCAACGGAGATTGAACGATGAAGCGAAAGATTGTACAGATTGATCAGGAGAAGTGTAACGGCTGCGGCATCTGTGTGCCGGCATGCGCGGAGGGGGCCATCAGGATGGAAAACGGCAAGGCGGTCCTCTCTGCCGACAACCTCTGTGATGGGCTGGGAGCCTGTCTCGGTGAGTGCCCCCAGGATGCCATCCGGATCATCGAACGGGATGCGGATGCGTTCGATGAATCGGCGGTAGAGGAACATCTGCAGGCAAGCGGCCGTGTTCATCATGCCCCGGTCCAGCCCGTTCCTGTTGCAGCACCGCATGCTGCCGGAGGGGGATGCCCCGGCTCCAGGGTCATGCATATGGCCCCGGCGCAGGTGCCCGAGGTCGGCGAGGCCGGCCGCCAGCCGAGTCAGCTGCAGCAGTGGCCTGTTCAACTGCATCTTGTGCCGGTGACCGCTCCGTATCTGCAGGATGCCGACCTTCTCATTGCCGCGGATTGCGTCCCCTTTGCCTACCCGAATTTCCACCAGGATTTTCTCCGCGGCAAGGCGGTTGTCGTGGGTTGCCCGAAACTGGACGACAATCGCGCCTATCTCGACAAGCTGACTGAACTGTTCGGTACGGGCAGCATCAAGAGCATTACCGTGGTGCGGATGGAGGTGCCATGCTGCGGCGGTATCGTCATGGCTGCCCGGCAGGCCCTGGCAGCCAGCGGCAGAACCATCCCGTTCCGCGAGGTAACCATCGGCATACAGGGCGAAATCAAAGGAGATATTGGCTAGCAGACAAAAAAGATAATTTTTATCTTTTTTGTATTGACAAGCAATCGGCCGGCTGTTATGGTTTCTCCGTTACGATCAACTTTATCGCCAAAGGAGAATACCTATGAGTGACAACAGCATGTGTGTCAGCACTCTCGTTACGCAGCAGGCCCCTGATTTCACCGCCGATGCGATCATGCCTGATAACAGCTTCGGCCAGATTACCCTGTCGTCGTTTCGGGGCAAGTATGTCATCCTCTTTTTCTACCCCCTGGACTTTACCTTTGTCTGCCCGTCGGAGATCATTGCCTTTGACAAGCGGATCGAGGCATTCCGCAGCAAGAACTGCGAAGTGGTCGGCGTTTCGGTGGATTCGAAGTTTACCCATTTTGCCTGGAAGAACACGACGGTGGAGAATGGCGGCATCGGCAATATCCAGTATCCGCTGGTTGCCGACCTGAACAAGAACATCTCACGTTCCTACGGCATCCTCTTCAATGAAGCGGTCGCCCTGCGCGGACTTTTCCTCATCGACACCAAGGGGGTCATCCGCCACTCCATCATCAATGACCTCCCCTTGGGACGTAGCGTCGACGAGGCGCTCAGGATGCTCGACGCGCTTCAGTTCGTCGAAACCCATGGGGACCAGGTCTGTCCTGCAAACTGGAGAGAAGGCGACGATGCCATGAAACCGACAGCCGAGGGGGTTGCCAGTTACCTGGCCAAGCACGGCAAGTAAGCCGATACGCTGTTTAGTGAAAAAGGCGCGCCATCCGGACGCGCCTTTTTTTATATCTTGCGGCAGCGACAGTTGCGGGGGGGTATGCTTTGTGGTACATAGATTCAGAATGCACTTCGTTTGCTCGTGAAAGGAGAACCCATGCGCATTTTTGCTGCACTGCTTCCGCTCTTATTCTGCCTTGTCTGCACCGTGCCTGCAGTTGCCCAGGAATCCCAGCCTCCGGAAGCCGTGGTTGAAAAGATGGCATTTAAGCTGGGACGGGGAGTGACCAATGTCTTCACCAGCGTTGCCGAACTCCCCAAGCAGACCTATATCACCGTCCGCGACCGGGGGGCGGTGGGGTATGTCATCGGTCCCCTCAAGGGGCTCGGAATGACTCTGTACCGGGGAGTTGTCGGTAGTGTTGAAGCGATCTTCTTCATGGTTCCGCAACCGGGGTACTATGATCCGATGGTCGAACCGGAATATGTCTGGCAGGGCTGGGAGGATAAGCATAGTGAACAGAAGACTTCGAAGACTGAGTAAGCTGATGCCGGGGAAAGGACTTCGGATTCAGGTTGCGATGCTGCTTGCGGCACTGCTGTTCACCCCTGTGCTGGCACAGGCCGACCGCTACAAGGACGTGGATAGTTCAACACCCCAGGAGATCGCCGACGGGATGGGAACCAAGCTGGCGCGAGGGGTAGCCAACGTCACCACCGGCTGGGGGGAGCTCCCTAAGCAGATTTACTATACGACAAAGCAGGATGGCTGGGCAAAGGGTCTCATCGTCGGGCCGGTCAAGGGGGTCGTGATGACGCTTGTCCGTACCGCATCGGGACTGGGAGAGGTCCTGACCTTTTTCGTCCCGTATCCCGGTTTTTATGACCCCTATTTCGACCCTGCCTATGTCTGGCAGAAGGAGTGATGACCCGAGACGGAAAGGGCGGAAATTAAAAAAAAGAGCCGCATCGTGAGATGCGGCTCTTTTCGTTTCAACCGGTGAAGATATTACTTCGCGGCCGGAGCAGCAGCCGGAGCAGCAGCTTCTTCTTTTTTCATTTCTTTTTTGGCTTTCTTGGCTTTCTTCACTTTCTTGGCTTTCTTTACTTCTTTCTTCTCAGCAGCCGGAGCAGCAGCAGCCGGAGCGGCAGCAGCCGGAGCGGCTTCTTTCTTGGCTTCGGTGGCGAAGCAGGTACCAGCGAAAGCTACTGCTACGAGGGCGGCGAGAACAGTGGAAAGAACTTTTTTCATTGTGTTTCTCCTTTTACAGAATGAATTGATATCATCCCAAATGCAGCCAGCATGCCAATAGTGCTAAAATTCCTAACATGTCGGAAAACTGAATGAAATAAGACGTTAATGGAATGAGTGGCCATTGACTCTACCCTAAATCGGCAATTGCCTGCCTCATTTGCGGTAGATATGCCCGGAGTGGGGCCATGCCGGCCCAACTGTCCCGAACCGGCAATCTTCTTGCCACGGTATGCTCCCATCTGTTAGTATCCATGCCGGTCATGGCCTGGAAGCCGTGACCTTTTTTCTGGAGGATCTGTGCAGGAGCATCTGCTGGGAGTCGAAAAACCCGCCCGTTACATGGGGCATGAGATGGGCGCAGTGATAAAGCCCGATGCCGAGCTGCGCATTGCCCTGGCATTCCCCGACGTGTACGAGGTGGGGATGAGTCATCTGGGGCTCAAGATACTCTACGCCATACTCAATGCATTGCCATGGGTCGCGGCGGAGCGTGTCTATGCGCCCTGGCCGGATATGGAAGAGCTGCTTCGCCGGGAAGGGCTGCCGCTGGTGACCCTGGAGACGGCCAGATCGCTGGCCGATGTTCAGATTGTCGGGTTCACGCTCCAGTACGAGCTTTCCTATACCAATATCCTGAACATGCTGGACCTGGCCGGCATACCTCTTTGTGCTGCCGATCGCACCGAGCGTGACCCGCTGGTTATAGGGGGTGGACCTTGCGCGGCCAATCCCGAACCGTTGGCTGATTTTTTCGATGCATTCGTGCTGGGAGACGGGGAAGAGGTTGTCATCGAGCTGGTCGTTGCCGTCAGGGAGGGGCGCCGCGCCGGTCTGTCGCGGGAGCAGATACTGGATCGCCTGGCCGGAATCCCCGGCGTCTATGTGCCCTCGCTCTTCGAGATTGCCTATGATCCCTCTGGCAGGGTCAGCGGAATCAAGGCGAAAAAGGCCGGCTACGAACGGGTACAGCGCCGCTGTCTGCCCGATCTGGAACATGCTCCCTTTCCCGTAGCCCCGGTCGTCCCTTTTTTGAAGACGGTGCACGACCGGGTGAGTATCGAGATAGCCCGCGGCTGCACCCGCGGGTGCCGGTTCTGCCAGGCAGGATACCTCTATCGCCCGGTGCGCGAGCGCTCGCCGGAACGGGTGCTCTCCTGCGTGGCTGATTCGCTTCGTGCGTCAGGCTACGAGGAGATCTCCCTTCTTTCCCTCTCTGCCGGCGATTACAGCTGTATCGAACCGCTGCTCAAGGCCTTGATGGGCCGCTATGCCGAAGATCGGATCGCGGTGTCGCTGCCGTCGCTTCGGGTGGGGACACTTACCCAGGAGCTGGTGGATGAGATAAAAAAGGTACGTAAAACAGGGTTTACCCTTGCTCCCGAAGCCGGCAGCGAACGTATGCGGCAGGCTATCAACAAAGGGATCAGCGAGCAGGACCTGCTGGACAACGCCTATGCCGCCTATGCCGCCGGGTGGCGGCTCATCAAGCTCTACTTCATGATCGGTCTGCCCGGAGAGACCGATGATGACGTGCTGGCCATAGTCGATCTGGCACGGAAGGTCAAGGTGCAGGGGAAGCGGGCCGGCCGGGGTGGCGAGGTGAATGTTTCCGTCTCCAATTTTGTCCCCAAGTCCCATACCCCGTTTCAATGGTCTGCCCAGATCGACGAGTCCGAGATCCTTGCCCGCCAGAAGTTGCTGCGGGGGGAATTGCGGCGGGGAAAGCTCAACTTCAAATGGCACGATGCTCCCCTCTCTTCCCTGGAAGGGGTGTTTGCCAGGGGGGATCGCCGCCTTGGCAAGGTGCTGCTGCGTGCCCATGCCGCGGGCTGCCGGTTCGATGGCTGGGGCGAGCACTTCAGGAGTGACCTCTGGCAGCAGGTCTTTGCCGAGTGCATGGTTGAGCCGGGGTGGTATCTGCGGCAGCGCGATCCGGACGAACTGCTCCCCTGGGATCATCTGGATTACGGTGTTACCAAGGAGTTTCTCAAGGCCGAGTGGGAGCGGTCGCAGCAGGGTATTTACACCAGGGACTGCCGCAATGGAGACTGCAGCGGTTGTGGTGCCTGTGATTTCAGCCGGGTCAGGCCGCAGCTCGTGGAACATGCTGCAGATGCCACGATATCGGCTGCACTTCCTCCCCAGGCTATTGACATGGCTGACAGCGGGCATGCGCGGGTCAGGCTCCGTTTCGAGAAGCGGGGCTCCATGCGCTTTCTCAGCCATCTCGAAATGCTGAACCTTTTCACCAGGGCGGTCAGCCGGGCCGGCATTCCGATCCGGTTTTCCCAGGGATTCCACCCCCATCCCCGCTTTTCTTTTGCGACAGCGCTCTCTGTCGGCGTCGAATCGTACTGCGAATACATGGATCTCGACATCAACGGCGGCTGTACGGCGCAGCAGGTCATGGATGGTCTCAATAGTGTGCTCCCCTCCGGCGTGCTGGTTGTTGTTGCGGAAGAAATTCCATTGAACAGCCCCTCACTGTCGGTTATCATTAAGGCTGTGCGCTATCGGGTGACCCTGCCGGGAGCATTGGCTCAAGGGCTGGATGCGCAGGTGGCCGCATTCCTTGCACTGGACTCCCTCCCCTACAGACGCGAGAAGCGGGGCAAGGTCACCGAGTTCGACCTGCGTCATGAGGCCCGCTCGATTGTCGTGACCGCTGCCGGGGAGTTGGACCTGGTGATCTCCCGGGGAAAGCCGCTCGAGTTTGTGGCGGCGATTACCGGGCTCCCCCTGGAGCAGCTGGCTGACTGCAAGATAGAAAAACTCGACTGCATATTTACCGATTCTCTCGGATTGGATTAGGAAGAACGTATGGCAAACGAACTGGTAATCAATACCGCCCCCCACGAAACCCGGATTGCCCTCATCGAGAATGGCACCATTGCCGAGCTCTATATCGAGCGGAGCAAGGTGAAGGGCATTGTCGGGAACATCTACAAGGGGAAGGTCGTCAGGGTGCTGCCGGGGATGCAGGCGGCATTCGTGGACATCGGTCTGGAAAAGGCCGCGTTTCTCTATGTGGCTGACGTTTTCGACGCCATTGACGAGTATGAATCGTTCATGGAGGGGAATGGCGGCAAGAAGGAGGACAGCCGGGATACGGGTGATGCCGACGGCTCGACTCCACTCCATCCCATGCACCCCATCGAGGAGTTGCTTCAGGAAGGGCAGGAACTCCTGGTGCAGGTTTCCAAGGAACCGATCGGCACCAAGGGTGCGCGGATCACGTCGCACATCTCCCTGCCCGGCCGTCACCTGGTCTACATTCCAACGGTGGACCATGTCGGCATTTCCCGCAGGATCGAGGACGAGGAAGAACGAGAGCGGCTGAAGGGGATCGTGGAGCGGATCAAGCCCGTTGGCAGCGGCTTTATCGTCCGGACCGTTTCCGAGGGGAAGAGCGAAGACGATCTCATGGCCGACATGAAGTACCTGCTCAAGCTCTGGGAAGAGGTTGCCAAAAAGAAGGACAAGGTGAACGCTCCGGCCCTGATCCACTCCGATCTCGACGTGACACAGAAGGTGGTGCGGGACATCCTGACCGAGCAGGTGGACCGGATCGTGGTCGATTCGAAGCCGGAATACGACCGGATCGTCCAGTTCATCAGCACCTTCATGCCCAAGATGAAATACTCCATCGAGCTCTATGACGAAGAAGAGCCGATCTTCGATCACTTCGGCCTGGAGGTGGAGATCAGCAGGGCCTTGGGCCGCAAGGTCTGGCTGAAGAGCGGCGGCTACATCATCATCGAACAGACCGAGGCGCTCACGGCCATCGACGTGAACACCGGCCGTTTCGTCGGCAAGCATAACCTGGAAGACACCATCCTCAAGACCAACCTGGAAGCGGTGAAAGAGATTGCCTATCAGTTGCGGTTGCGCAACATCGGCGGCATTATCATCATCGATTTCATCGACATGGAGAAAGAGGTCAACCGGGAGAAGGTCTTCACCGCCCTCGAAGAGGCCATGAAGTCGGACAAGTCCAAGACCAACATCCTGAAGATCTCCGATCTTGGCCTGGTGGAGATGACCCGCAAGCGGGTGCGGGAGAGCATGGGGCGGATGATGTGCGAGCCGTGTCCGTACTGCGAGGGGCGCGGCTACGTCAAGTCCAAGACCACCATCTGCCATGAGATATTCCGGGAACTGCGGCGGGAGATGCTCGATATCCGGGGGACCAAGGCGATGCTGACCGTCCACCCCCAGGTGGCGGACCTGCTCTATGACGAGGAGCGCAAAGGCCTTGAAGAGCTGGAGCGCAGGTTCAAGAAGCGGATCACGGTCCGTGCCAAGCCCGGTTTCCATCAGGAACAGTTCGAGATCCTTATCAATTGACGATGCGCGGGACGGGCTGCCCTGGTGGCGAGCGAGTCCGTCCGTGGGAGGTGGTGTCATGCAGTTTGCCTGCAAGGTAGCGGAAATCCCCAACTGGGGAAAGAAAGTGGTGACGGTGGGGGGGCAGCAGGTGCTGCTGGTCAACGTGAAGGGCGCTCTCTACGCCTGTGAAAACGAATGCCCCCATCAGGGCAGCCCCCTGAACGGCGGGATCGTCAAGGATGGTCCGATCCTCTCCTGCCCCCGCCACGGCTACCGCTTCAATCTGCAGTCCGGCGCATGCAGCGACTATCCGGAATATACGCTCAAGACCTACGCGGTGCAGGTCGTCGGCGATGACGTGATGGTGGACGTCGAATAGAAAAAAAGCTTGACATGCTGGTCTTTTGTGAGATATCGTCTGATGCTCATCCAAACAATAAAGGTGGTGAAGGTATATGTACGCAGTTGTGAAAACCGGAGGGAAGCAGTATAAAGTTTCCGAAGGCGACCTGCTGAGGGTCGAAAAGCTTGAGGGCGCGGTGGGTGATACCATCGAGCTCAATGACGTCCTGATGGTTGGCGGCGACACGGTAAAGATCGGAACACCGTTAGTGCCCAGCGCGTCCGTGGTCGGCACCATTGTCGAGCAGGGGAAGGACAAGAAGATCCTGGTCTTCAAATCCAAGCGCCGCAAGAACTCCCGTAAGCTGAATGGTCACCGCCAGATGCGGACCATTCTCAAGATTGACAAGATTAACGCCTAGCGAATAACGACCAGGGCTGCGTGCAGAATACTCTGTCCAAGCAGTATACGGTTGCTGGAGGAAGAACAGATGGCACACAAAAAAGGGGTCGGCAGTTCCAGGAACGGCCGCGATTCAGATGGACAGAGGCTTGGCTGCAAGAAGTTCGGCGGCGAAAATGTCCGGGCTGGCAACATCATCTACCGTCAGCGTGGCACCAAGATCCATCCCGGTAACAACGTGGGGTGCGGCAAGGACTACACCCTGTTCGCCCTTGTCGATGGCATCGTGAAATACGAGCGGATGGGACGGGACAGAAAAAAGGTGTCGGTCTACCCGGCCAACTAGACGCGTAGCGCATATCTACACGAGAAAGCCCGGAACTCGAGAGTTCCGGGCTTTTTGTTCGTGGTGATGCGTCGTGCCGGCCATGCCGGTCCTGGGTGAAACCGGGCGTCTCCCCTCTATACCTTCAGTTTCTGAGAGCAGGTAACAGCACCATGCAATTTGTCGACGAAGTCAAAATATATGCCCGTTCGGGTGATGGTGGCGCCGGTTGTGTGTCGTTTCGCCGAGAAAAGTTCGTTCCCCTTGGTGGACCCGATGGCGGTGACGGCGGGCGGGGCGGCGACGTGATCATCGAGGCCGATGCCGGTCTTTCAACGCTCCTGGATCTGAAGCAGAGGCCGCACCAGAAGGCCGATCGCGGCAGACACGGCATGGGCAAGGACCGTCACGGCGCTTCGGGCAAGGACCTGACGATTCGGGTACCGGTCGGTACGGTGATCAAGGATGTGGAAAGCGGTGAGCCGCTGGCAGACCTGACCGAGGCCGGCCAGCGGGTGGTCATTCTCAAGGGGGGGCGCGGCGGCCAGGGGAATGCCCGTTTCAGCTCTTCGACCCATCGGGCACCGCGTTTCGCCCAGCCTGGCGAGCCGGGTGAAGAGCGCTGGATCAGGCTCGAACTGAAGCTTCTGGCCGATGTGGGGCTCCTCGGGATGCCGAGTGTGGGTAAATCGTCCCTGATCACCAAGGTTTCTGCTGCGCGACCCAAGATCGCCGACTACCCCTTTACGACTCTGGTTCCCAACCTGGGGGTGGTGCAGTACAAGGATTACCGCTCCTTTGTCATTGCCGACATTCCCGGACTGATCGAAGGCGCCCATCAGGGTGCCGGGCTGGGGCATCGTTTCCTGAGGCATCTGGAGCGGACCAG includes:
- a CDS encoding redoxin domain-containing protein yields the protein MCVSTLVTQQAPDFTADAIMPDNSFGQITLSSFRGKYVILFFYPLDFTFVCPSEIIAFDKRIEAFRSKNCEVVGVSVDSKFTHFAWKNTTVENGGIGNIQYPLVADLNKNISRSYGILFNEAVALRGLFLIDTKGVIRHSIINDLPLGRSVDEALRMLDALQFVETHGDQVCPANWREGDDAMKPTAEGVASYLAKHGK
- the rplU gene encoding 50S ribosomal protein L21, whose product is MYAVVKTGGKQYKVSEGDLLRVEKLEGAVGDTIELNDVLMVGGDTVKIGTPLVPSASVVGTIVEQGKDKKILVFKSKRRKNSRKLNGHRQMRTILKIDKINA
- a CDS encoding Rieske 2Fe-2S domain-containing protein; translated protein: MQFACKVAEIPNWGKKVVTVGGQQVLLVNVKGALYACENECPHQGSPLNGGIVKDGPILSCPRHGYRFNLQSGACSDYPEYTLKTYAVQVVGDDVMVDVE
- a CDS encoding exosortase system-associated protein, TIGR04073 family translates to MRIFAALLPLLFCLVCTVPAVAQESQPPEAVVEKMAFKLGRGVTNVFTSVAELPKQTYITVRDRGAVGYVIGPLKGLGMTLYRGVVGSVEAIFFMVPQPGYYDPMVEPEYVWQGWEDKHSEQKTSKTE
- the obgE gene encoding GTPase ObgE, whose protein sequence is MQFVDEVKIYARSGDGGAGCVSFRREKFVPLGGPDGGDGGRGGDVIIEADAGLSTLLDLKQRPHQKADRGRHGMGKDRHGASGKDLTIRVPVGTVIKDVESGEPLADLTEAGQRVVILKGGRGGQGNARFSSSTHRAPRFAQPGEPGEERWIRLELKLLADVGLLGMPSVGKSSLITKVSAARPKIADYPFTTLVPNLGVVQYKDYRSFVIADIPGLIEGAHQGAGLGHRFLRHLERTRVLVHLLDLQRLADSDPVDDFDTINRELGLFNEALADKPQIVVINKVDIPEVKARVPEMTALFASRGLMVLPISAVTGEGVPALLDEIARLLWPHP
- a CDS encoding 4Fe-4S ferredoxin; amino-acid sequence: MKRKIVQIDQEKCNGCGICVPACAEGAIRMENGKAVLSADNLCDGLGACLGECPQDAIRIIERDADAFDESAVEEHLQASGRVHHAPVQPVPVAAPHAAGGGCPGSRVMHMAPAQVPEVGEAGRQPSQLQQWPVQLHLVPVTAPYLQDADLLIAADCVPFAYPNFHQDFLRGKAVVVGCPKLDDNRAYLDKLTELFGTGSIKSITVVRMEVPCCGGIVMAARQALAASGRTIPFREVTIGIQGEIKGDIG
- a CDS encoding TIGR03960 family B12-binding radical SAM protein, which codes for MGHEMGAVIKPDAELRIALAFPDVYEVGMSHLGLKILYAILNALPWVAAERVYAPWPDMEELLRREGLPLVTLETARSLADVQIVGFTLQYELSYTNILNMLDLAGIPLCAADRTERDPLVIGGGPCAANPEPLADFFDAFVLGDGEEVVIELVVAVREGRRAGLSREQILDRLAGIPGVYVPSLFEIAYDPSGRVSGIKAKKAGYERVQRRCLPDLEHAPFPVAPVVPFLKTVHDRVSIEIARGCTRGCRFCQAGYLYRPVRERSPERVLSCVADSLRASGYEEISLLSLSAGDYSCIEPLLKALMGRYAEDRIAVSLPSLRVGTLTQELVDEIKKVRKTGFTLAPEAGSERMRQAINKGISEQDLLDNAYAAYAAGWRLIKLYFMIGLPGETDDDVLAIVDLARKVKVQGKRAGRGGEVNVSVSNFVPKSHTPFQWSAQIDESEILARQKLLRGELRRGKLNFKWHDAPLSSLEGVFARGDRRLGKVLLRAHAAGCRFDGWGEHFRSDLWQQVFAECMVEPGWYLRQRDPDELLPWDHLDYGVTKEFLKAEWERSQQGIYTRDCRNGDCSGCGACDFSRVRPQLVEHAADATISAALPPQAIDMADSGHARVRLRFEKRGSMRFLSHLEMLNLFTRAVSRAGIPIRFSQGFHPHPRFSFATALSVGVESYCEYMDLDINGGCTAQQVMDGLNSVLPSGVLVVVAEEIPLNSPSLSVIIKAVRYRVTLPGALAQGLDAQVAAFLALDSLPYRREKRGKVTEFDLRHEARSIVVTAAGELDLVISRGKPLEFVAAITGLPLEQLADCKIEKLDCIFTDSLGLD
- a CDS encoding nitrous oxide-stimulated promoter family protein: MERSFTADQVRDLKVLVAFVRLYCHAHHCQSPQQEVALPEELRKRFSGTVLLCPECAALVTHGIQKRSRCPLDPKPSCKKCHIHCYSKEYRAEIRKIMAYSGKRMILKGRLDYLWHYLF
- a CDS encoding exosortase system-associated protein, TIGR04073 family — encoded protein: MPGKGLRIQVAMLLAALLFTPVLAQADRYKDVDSSTPQEIADGMGTKLARGVANVTTGWGELPKQIYYTTKQDGWAKGLIVGPVKGVVMTLVRTASGLGEVLTFFVPYPGFYDPYFDPAYVWQKE
- the rpmA gene encoding 50S ribosomal protein L27, whose amino-acid sequence is MAHKKGVGSSRNGRDSDGQRLGCKKFGGENVRAGNIIYRQRGTKIHPGNNVGCGKDYTLFALVDGIVKYERMGRDRKKVSVYPAN
- a CDS encoding Rne/Rng family ribonuclease yields the protein MANELVINTAPHETRIALIENGTIAELYIERSKVKGIVGNIYKGKVVRVLPGMQAAFVDIGLEKAAFLYVADVFDAIDEYESFMEGNGGKKEDSRDTGDADGSTPLHPMHPIEELLQEGQELLVQVSKEPIGTKGARITSHISLPGRHLVYIPTVDHVGISRRIEDEEERERLKGIVERIKPVGSGFIVRTVSEGKSEDDLMADMKYLLKLWEEVAKKKDKVNAPALIHSDLDVTQKVVRDILTEQVDRIVVDSKPEYDRIVQFISTFMPKMKYSIELYDEEEPIFDHFGLEVEISRALGRKVWLKSGGYIIIEQTEALTAIDVNTGRFVGKHNLEDTILKTNLEAVKEIAYQLRLRNIGGIIIIDFIDMEKEVNREKVFTALEEAMKSDKSKTNILKISDLGLVEMTRKRVRESMGRMMCEPCPYCEGRGYVKSKTTICHEIFRELRREMLDIRGTKAMLTVHPQVADLLYDEERKGLEELERRFKKRITVRAKPGFHQEQFEILIN
- the pcnB gene encoding polynucleotide adenylyltransferase PcnB; the encoded protein is MQPRVIPRQEHGISRKQLSPNALRILYRLRDNGFIAYLVGGCVRDLLLGRTPKDFDIATNATPGQIKRLFRNCRLVGRRFRLAHLHFQDEIIEVATFRAAAPSEDPDDDGANPDDPARPNRPPRHLKDDDGMVLRDNVFGTPEEDALRRDFTINALAYNIADFTIIDYASGLPDLQQKLIRPIGDPLARFTEDPVRMLRAIRFAASLEFAIEPTTWKVLRSLSTTITRAAPARLYDEMLKLFLLGSSRKTCELLDESGLLQALCPQYCCWLATEETDVRKAQMLAILEGLDRMVHGGKSPSPPFFLSAFFGQYLEENSLSTHLEGLPRQQALDAACAGLLEDLARTIRIPVRIGSQVRAIHSIQHTLHKVPPRKPHTLASRSEFSDGIAYLRLNADATGKNQNARSWWDDFLAGKELLLIEHEETGQNPAPKRKRKRRRNRKRRPADAID